The following nucleotide sequence is from Paenibacillus andongensis.
AGATAGGAAGATAGCTCTTCGAGTGTTGTTTCAACAGGGAGTGTGATCATAGGGTTGTTCAACGGAAAGTGTTCATTAATGAACATAATTAACCTCGTTTGTACCATTTATTTGCTTTAAATTTACCATGAAAGCAAGGGAGATTCAACACAGGAAGCCAAGATAGTGAGTATGATAAAGGTAAAGGACTAATACCTGTTCAAAGTAATGGAAAATACACACATAAACAAATAGTGTTCAAATTTTAAAATGAAGTGTATAATATATTTATTAATTTAAACACTATTGTATAATTCCTTTGGAGGAATAACAAATGGAACTCATCCTGAAAAATATGTTTCAATCTTTAGGTAAAAGCCGCACAGCGAATCGATTAGCCAAAAAGTATGGTTTACGCTTTGGTGCAGCGCGTTTCGTAGCAGGAGAAACCATCCAGCAATCCATCGAAGCTGTGCGCGGACTCAACCAAGATGGCCGCGTAGCGACCCTGGACCATTTGGGTGAGTTCGTCTTTAGTGAAGAAGAAGCGTTGGAGTCAGCAGACATGTGTATTCAAACGCTAGATGCGATTGCCAGTTCAGGCGTCAAATCCAATCTTTCGCTTAAAATGACTTCACTGGGGCTAGATATCAGCAGAGAGCTTTGTGTTAACAACATGAAACGTATTCTTGATTGTGCGCGCCAGCATGGAAATTTCGTGCGAATTGATATGGAGGACTATGCGCATTGTCAAATCTCCCTTGATATCTACAGAGAGCTTCGACAAGAGTATGACAACGTAGGAATCGTCATTCAAGCTTATTTGTTCCGCACCATGCAGGATATGGATGATTTACATGCAATCGGAGCCAATCTGCGCCTTGTGAAAGGTGCTTATAAGGAATCTCCGGAAGTTGCTTTTCCAGAAAAAAGCGCAGTTGATGAAAATTATAAAAAAATCATTCGAAAACATCTGTTGAACGGTCATTATACAGCTATTGCGAGCCATGATGAGGCGATCATTCATTTTACGAAAGAATTTACAAGGTCAAATCTTATTTCTATCGATCAGTTTGAATTCCAGATGCTTTATGGGATTTGTGAAGATTTGCAAAAGCAATTAGTGAAAGAAGGATATCGGGTTCGTATCTATGTCCCTTACGGTGTAGATTGGTTCGGATATTTCATGAGAAGGTTAGCAGAGCGCCCAGCGAATGTCTGGTTTGTTCTGAAAAATATGTTTAAATAACACCCAAGTTTCCCATTCGGAGAGGAGCAATACTATGAATACATTTACGAAAGTTAGTCCTTTTGCAAATGAACCTTTTACTAATTTTGGTTTAGAGGAAAATGTGAAGGCGATGCAGGCTGCTATTGCCAAAGTGAAAAGTGAGCTAGGGCGCGAATATCCGTTATATATCGGTACTGAGAAAGTAGTAACAGAGGCTAAAATCACATCGATTAACCCGGGGAATGTAGATGAAATCATTGGATATGTAAGCAAAGCAGACCAGAAGCTTGCTGAAAAAGCGATGAATGTTGCCCTTGAAACTTTCGAAGTTTGGAAGAAGGTTCCGGCAAGAGAGCGTGCGGAGTATTTATTTAAAGCTGCTGCGTTAATGCGTGATCGTAAGCATGAATTCTCAGCGTTGATGATTTTGGAGTCTGGCAAAAATTACGTAGAAGCGGATGTAGATACCGCAGAAGCGATTGATTTCATCGAGTTCTATGCACGCGAAATGATTCGTTTGAGCCAAATCAACGAGACGCAGCCATTAGCCAAAATTCCCGGTGAAAACAACCAAATTAGCTATATCCCACTAGGTGTCGGTGTTATCATCCCGCCATGGAATTTTCCACTAGCGATTTGTGTAGGTATGACGATTGCAGCGGTTGTTTCTGGTAATACCGTGTTATTGAAACCAGCTTCAACAACGCCTGTTATTGCTCACAAATTCGTAGCTCTTATGGAGGAAGTTGGACTTCCCGCTGGTGTAATTAATTTCATTCCAGGAAGCGGTGCGGAAGTAGGAGACTACTTGACGACTCATCCTAAGACTCGATTCATTAGCTTTACCGGCTCCAAAGAGATCGGTTTGCGCATCAACAAGTTGGCCGCTGACGTGGCGCCTGGTCAAATTTGGATCAAGCGTGTGATTGCTGAAATGGGCGGCAAAGATGGTATAGTCGTGGACGAAACAGCGGATCTGGCCGCGGCTGCCGCTGCTATTGTGGCTTCTGCTTTCGGCTTCCAAGGCCAGAAGTGCTCGGCGGGTTCACGTGCTATCATTGTTGAATCTGTTTACGACGTAGTTGTAGACAAAGTAGTTGCTCTGACGAACCAACTGCAAAGCGGCCTGCCCGAGCACAATTTCGCAGCAGGGCCGGTTATTGATAAAACTTCTTATGACAGAATTTTAGATTACATTGAAATTGGTAAAAAAGAAGGAACGCTGCTCGCGGGTGGCGGTAAGGCCGATGGAAACGGCTATTACATTCAACCGACTGTGTTCGGTGATGTAAGCGGCAAAGCGCGTGTTATGCAGGAAGAGATTTTCGGACCTGTCTTGGCTATCGCTAAAGCGAAGGATTGGAAAGAAGCCATCGCGATGTACAATGATACGGAATTTGGTTTGACGGGGTCATACTTCTCCACGAATGAGGAGCGGATTTCTGAGGCATTAGACACTGTTCACTGCGGTAACTTGTACATTAATCGCAAATGCACAGGCGCATTAGTGGGCGTACATCCTTTTGGCGGCTTCAATATGTCGGGAACGGATTCCAAAGCAGGCGGTTACGACTACCTCATGCTTCTCACACAAGCGAAGCTGACATCTCGCAAAATATAATGGTTGGCAGAAAGAGGGCGGACGAAGAGTCTAGCCTTCTTTTTTTGTATATGGAGCGTCTCATTTAGGTGCGGTTCCCAAATTTTCGAATGCTTGCTCAAATTTCATCATCATTAGTCCTACTTTCTTTGCGATTGTTGGCTAAAACAAAACGCCGCTTTCACCAAAGTTCACGAGGAGATGACTCCTTACGAACATAGATGAAAGCGGCGTGTGCTTCACGACCAGCTTGTTTGAATATCTCTAGTATAGTGGAAAATGATAACATCGTGCCACTCCACCTTGGAGGGGGGAAGTTGAGAGGCGTCACGTCATGGAAGAAGATCGCAGAAGTGAGGTTTTTCTGCTTACAAAGGCAAATCACGCTTACGAAACAACGCAATTCCCGCCGCAAAGGTCACGAGCCCAATCACAATCAATACCGACCAGGCAAGCCCGGTTTCCGTCTGTCCACCGATAATGCCGCTCGGATCATATAACGAGAAGTAAGACAGGTTGCGCATCCAGTTGATCTTTTCGCTTAGTTTGCCGATAAAATCCAGACTGAAAAACCCGAAGGTAAGCACAGCCGATATTCCGAGAGCCTTTTTCTCGTCGTTGGCTAAAGAAGAGACGAGAAAGGCGATTCCGCCAACCGCGAAGAACAACAGTAATGCCGCCAGGTTCATACGAAGGTATGCCGCTCCGTGAAAGTCGCTCAAATCACCGATAAACAAGGCATATCCCGCAAACCCGCATAATGTCGTAACCGCCATGATGGACAAAAGCCCAGTTACAAAAACAGCTGCCTGCGTCATCGCCACTTTTCCGCGAGTGGTGGGAGTCGCCAGCAAATACGCCATTGAGCCTTGGTCAACCAGCTTCGCCATCAGCTGCGTGGAGAACATGATGCAAAAAATCGATACGATCAGTACGAGCAGAAGTCCGTAATATTCGCCAGAGATGAATGCCTCCACGGTGCCGAAGCCGCTGCCCAAGTTGAACGCATTGGTCATGCCGGGCGGCAAGGACTTGATCAACTCGTCTAGGGCCGCATTATTTCCTGCGAAGCTCGGGAACAGCCAGAACATGAGCAGGATATAGAAGGCAGATCCGAACGCATAGTTCATCATCCCTTTGATATGAATCTTCATCATGTGTTTATAGAGAGCGGAATTCATTGTAAGGTCCCCTTCCGGTCGTAATAGTTCATGAACACGTCTTCGAGACTTTGCGTGAATACATCCAGGTTTCGGACAAGGTATTTAGACGTCTCCGAGAGGAATCGAGCGTACTCACCCTGCACAGCCACCCGCACTCGATTGCCTTCGCGCGATTCGACGGTTACGCCGGAAGTCCGTACGAATGCTTCCGCATCCTCCGTACGTTCGAATGTCACTTCAAATAACTTTCGCTGCATCGACTGCAGCTCGTGGATATCTTTGACGGTAAGGATGACTCCGTCCTTAATAATTGCCGCGCGGTCGCATGTCCGCTCAATCTCGGGAAAGCTGTGGGACGACATCAGGAACGTTGTGCCCCTGGC
It contains:
- a CDS encoding proline dehydrogenase, translating into MELILKNMFQSLGKSRTANRLAKKYGLRFGAARFVAGETIQQSIEAVRGLNQDGRVATLDHLGEFVFSEEEALESADMCIQTLDAIASSGVKSNLSLKMTSLGLDISRELCVNNMKRILDCARQHGNFVRIDMEDYAHCQISLDIYRELRQEYDNVGIVIQAYLFRTMQDMDDLHAIGANLRLVKGAYKESPEVAFPEKSAVDENYKKIIRKHLLNGHYTAIASHDEAIIHFTKEFTRSNLISIDQFEFQMLYGICEDLQKQLVKEGYRVRIYVPYGVDWFGYFMRRLAERPANVWFVLKNMFK
- the pruA gene encoding L-glutamate gamma-semialdehyde dehydrogenase, which translates into the protein MNTFTKVSPFANEPFTNFGLEENVKAMQAAIAKVKSELGREYPLYIGTEKVVTEAKITSINPGNVDEIIGYVSKADQKLAEKAMNVALETFEVWKKVPARERAEYLFKAAALMRDRKHEFSALMILESGKNYVEADVDTAEAIDFIEFYAREMIRLSQINETQPLAKIPGENNQISYIPLGVGVIIPPWNFPLAICVGMTIAAVVSGNTVLLKPASTTPVIAHKFVALMEEVGLPAGVINFIPGSGAEVGDYLTTHPKTRFISFTGSKEIGLRINKLAADVAPGQIWIKRVIAEMGGKDGIVVDETADLAAAAAAIVASAFGFQGQKCSAGSRAIIVESVYDVVVDKVVALTNQLQSGLPEHNFAAGPVIDKTSYDRILDYIEIGKKEGTLLAGGGKADGNGYYIQPTVFGDVSGKARVMQEEIFGPVLAIAKAKDWKEAIAMYNDTEFGLTGSYFSTNEERISEALDTVHCGNLYINRKCTGALVGVHPFGGFNMSGTDSKAGGYDYLMLLTQAKLTSRKI
- a CDS encoding ABC transporter permease, with translation MNSALYKHMMKIHIKGMMNYAFGSAFYILLMFWLFPSFAGNNAALDELIKSLPPGMTNAFNLGSGFGTVEAFISGEYYGLLLVLIVSIFCIMFSTQLMAKLVDQGSMAYLLATPTTRGKVAMTQAAVFVTGLLSIMAVTTLCGFAGYALFIGDLSDFHGAAYLRMNLAALLLFFAVGGIAFLVSSLANDEKKALGISAVLTFGFFSLDFIGKLSEKINWMRNLSYFSLYDPSGIIGGQTETGLAWSVLIVIGLVTFAAGIALFRKRDLPL